One window of uncultured Methanoregula sp. genomic DNA carries:
- a CDS encoding triphosphoribosyl-dephospho-CoA synthase — protein sequence MTGLQMRPAEQAQLAMMLEVCAYPKPGNVDRCHDYPETRLEHFLASVIFARTALEEAEAGTGRIGEIIGHAVRDTNRHAGGNTHFGAFILLVPLVYGKTIAGALAAIAKTETSDAVAFYKAFALTSVKMNATDELDVNDPHTLTLIRDRDMNLLDVMQHSAAHDMVAREWVTGFPLSRRGADLLLQYGPGRESIVNMFMTLLATEPDTFIVKKHGRDIAIKTMDAAREVLDGRRSIRDFDEECIENDINPGSIADITIAAIYIALGEGWSWDS from the coding sequence ATGACAGGCCTGCAGATGAGACCAGCTGAACAGGCGCAACTGGCAATGATGCTGGAGGTCTGCGCCTACCCCAAACCGGGAAACGTGGACCGGTGTCACGATTATCCCGAGACCCGGCTTGAACATTTCCTTGCATCAGTCATATTTGCCCGCACGGCTCTCGAAGAAGCGGAAGCGGGCACCGGCAGGATCGGGGAGATCATCGGGCATGCTGTCCGGGATACCAACCGCCATGCCGGGGGCAATACCCATTTCGGGGCATTCATTCTCCTGGTACCGCTCGTGTACGGGAAAACTATTGCCGGGGCTCTCGCGGCAATAGCAAAAACCGAGACTTCCGACGCGGTGGCATTTTACAAGGCATTTGCCCTGACATCGGTGAAGATGAACGCCACTGACGAGCTGGACGTCAACGATCCCCACACCCTGACCCTGATCCGCGACCGGGACATGAACCTCCTGGATGTTATGCAGCACTCTGCGGCCCATGACATGGTTGCCCGCGAATGGGTGACCGGGTTTCCGCTCAGCCGGCGGGGTGCTGATCTGCTCCTGCAATACGGACCCGGCCGGGAGTCAATCGTAAACATGTTCATGACGCTCCTTGCAACGGAGCCGGACACGTTCATTGTAAAAAAGCATGGCAGGGATATTGCCATAAAAACCATGGATGCGGCACGGGAAGTTCTCGATGGCAGGCGATCCATCCGGGACTTTGATGAGGAATGCATTGAGAACGATATCAACCCGGGTTCCATTGCCGACATAACCATTGCTGCTATCTACATTGCCCTCGGGGAGGGATGGTCATGGGACTCCTGA
- a CDS encoding methanogenesis marker 9 domain-containing protein: MMDAFERFGLLINDRVVRTPIALASMAGIVDSAYVLERSEYAGLAFIGGYSIDEPTIGAAKAIAAEGDRKEFLYDNPVEELKRQIALVGQNPLILGLNLRGTTPEAFASVAEALGDGVVYEIDAHCRQPAMVAAGCGEYYLRNQKALLAVIRALKEKGVTVSVKIRAGVATDDRTLARNIWAAGADILHIDLMDFGSAKLRQIRNSCPLLIIANNSINSFDRMREMLSHGADMVSLARKADERTLAGLDAAISRYADEEGWYNSPKQLCRGGDVRSLTFCCMPVKECPLLPALSRIGMPKDDYIAMKLGSVKGTPLEGGQQTCFGSLSWCCKTSSPCMFRDMTLKQMGITKKEYMRLKRDLSDTIMSRVFHDRPADETS; this comes from the coding sequence ATGATGGATGCATTCGAGCGCTTCGGGTTGCTCATCAATGACCGGGTAGTCAGGACACCCATAGCTCTCGCGTCCATGGCGGGAATTGTCGACAGTGCGTATGTACTTGAACGGTCGGAGTATGCGGGTCTCGCATTCATCGGCGGGTATTCCATCGATGAGCCGACTATCGGTGCAGCAAAGGCAATTGCAGCCGAAGGGGACCGGAAGGAATTCCTGTACGACAACCCGGTGGAAGAGCTCAAACGCCAGATCGCTCTCGTGGGCCAGAATCCCCTCATCCTCGGGCTCAATCTCCGGGGAACAACACCGGAAGCATTTGCCTCCGTGGCAGAAGCCCTTGGGGATGGCGTGGTGTACGAGATCGATGCCCACTGCCGGCAGCCGGCAATGGTTGCTGCGGGCTGCGGGGAATATTATCTCAGGAACCAGAAGGCGCTCCTCGCGGTGATCCGGGCACTCAAGGAAAAAGGGGTCACCGTATCGGTAAAAATCCGGGCCGGCGTCGCCACGGACGATCGGACCCTTGCCCGGAACATCTGGGCAGCCGGGGCAGATATCCTGCACATCGATCTCATGGATTTCGGCTCCGCAAAACTCCGGCAGATCCGGAACAGCTGTCCCCTTCTTATCATAGCCAACAATTCCATCAACTCGTTTGACCGGATGCGCGAGATGCTCTCCCACGGGGCCGACATGGTATCGCTTGCCAGGAAAGCCGACGAGCGGACCCTCGCGGGGCTCGACGCCGCAATCTCCCGTTATGCCGATGAGGAGGGATGGTACAATTCGCCCAAGCAGCTCTGCCGTGGCGGCGATGTCCGCTCCCTGACCTTCTGCTGCATGCCGGTAAAAGAATGCCCGCTCCTTCCCGCGTTATCCCGCATTGGTATGCCCAAGGACGATTATATCGCAATGAAACTCGGGTCGGTGAAAGGCACGCCGCTCGAAGGGGGACAGCAGACCTGTTTTGGCAGCCTGTCCTGGTGCTGCAAGACCTCGTCGCCCTGCATGTTCCGGGACATGACCCTCAAGCAGATGGGGATCACAAAGAAAGAATATATGCGCCTGAAACGCGATCTTTCAGATACAATAATGAGTCGTGTTTTCCATGACAGGCCTGCAGATGAGACCAGCTGA
- a CDS encoding tetratricopeptide repeat protein — MPTVNKVAIFCGFILLVLLVCPVVTAYDSQAEQYYNDGVTASLLGKYSEAVASFDKAIAIDPTISEAWYNRGLALIYLGNYQDALTSFDKAVALKPDYQEAWSSRGAALHQLGRYDDAVASFDKAIAINPNDAKAWNNRGLALFKLGRNSDAVASYDKALMIDPSFTTAKNNREIVLAQQTQDSPLLYAPAGALVLVAGLVIWNRRRSL, encoded by the coding sequence ATGCCAACAGTAAATAAGGTTGCCATTTTTTGTGGTTTTATTCTCCTGGTATTGCTTGTATGCCCCGTAGTTACGGCATATGACAGCCAGGCAGAGCAGTATTATAATGATGGTGTTACTGCATCGTTACTCGGCAAATATTCCGAAGCAGTTGCCTCTTTTGACAAGGCGATTGCCATTGATCCCACTATCAGCGAGGCCTGGTACAACCGCGGACTCGCGCTTATTTATCTCGGGAATTACCAGGATGCGTTAACCTCCTTTGACAAGGCGGTTGCGCTCAAGCCGGATTATCAGGAGGCGTGGAGCTCCCGTGGAGCCGCGCTCCACCAGCTTGGACGGTACGATGACGCGGTTGCATCGTTTGATAAGGCGATTGCAATCAACCCGAATGATGCCAAAGCATGGAATAATCGTGGACTTGCGCTCTTTAAACTCGGCAGGAATTCTGATGCAGTTGCCTCGTATGACAAGGCACTTATGATCGACCCGTCGTTCACCACTGCAAAGAATAACCGGGAAATCGTACTTGCACAACAAACCCAGGACTCCCCCCTCCTCTATGCACCCGCAGGTGCACTCGTCCTGGTGGCGGGATTGGTAATCTGGAACCGGCGTCGCTCACTTTAA
- the cfbA gene encoding sirohydrochlorin nickelochelatase, translated as MFSYVVFSCADFPAYRKSTYLRGTYCKTLRHNVEFTIMSKKGMLLVGHGSTMPYNQELVEKTAVFIKEKYPDYIVKCGFMNMNKPSIKDSLEAFRQEPINTLVVVPLFLAKGVHIEKDIPGEIGLPEGVKKGSFTLNGKTIPMVYADPIGSDPLLADLMVKNATKALTLL; from the coding sequence ATATTTTCATACGTAGTATTTTCTTGTGCTGATTTTCCGGCATACAGGAAATCAACATATCTTCGAGGGACGTATTGTAAAACCCTCAGACATAACGTGGAGTTTACCATTATGAGTAAGAAGGGAATGTTACTTGTAGGACACGGAAGCACGATGCCCTACAACCAGGAACTTGTCGAGAAAACTGCGGTATTCATCAAGGAAAAATACCCGGATTATATTGTAAAATGCGGCTTCATGAATATGAATAAGCCCTCCATCAAGGATTCGCTTGAAGCGTTCCGGCAGGAGCCCATCAATACGCTCGTTGTTGTTCCCCTCTTCCTGGCAAAAGGCGTTCACATTGAAAAAGACATTCCCGGTGAGATTGGCCTTCCCGAAGGAGTCAAGAAGGGAAGCTTCACCCTGAACGGCAAGACCATCCCCATGGTGTATGCCGACCCCATAGGGAGCGATCCGCTCCTTGCGGACCTGATGGTGAAGAACGCGACAAAGGCGCTCACACTTCTCTAA
- the cfbE gene encoding coenzyme F430 synthase, translated as MHILVLDTIHGGDTIGRALTARGDVVDAVDVYRETSAVSVDTARLRTYDLIVAPVHLDPDHVLLRNAKAPVITHHEAVRQLLGSAIPWPMIEITGSRGKTTTAHALASLLPGRGILHTSSGTYRYPEKEWISRTSITPASLLHAAALAREMGGWLIAEESLGVTGAGTLAIITSDEDYSFAAGKKQAVAAKMASAHSSGCLLITGSLPRDARPGIVHVDDIVSCEGTECRVSFNDKTFRFTNSLLLLPSYQNSLRLAAAAAVLMGFDPSPLSSFTALPGRMSTTRTGGILVVDNANSGTNAGTTLDAVRYARALAGNPAVTLVIGKAAGDGAVCEGFSPAQVLSVIRAARPDQVILVGEIPDPATPEARELELLVTARAKNLEEGYSLAKDKTLKGSIVLAVKTWR; from the coding sequence ATGCATATCCTGGTTCTGGACACGATCCATGGCGGGGATACAATCGGGCGAGCACTGACTGCGCGTGGCGATGTTGTTGATGCCGTGGATGTGTACCGTGAAACCAGTGCCGTGAGCGTGGATACCGCACGTTTACGAACCTATGACCTGATCGTTGCGCCCGTCCATCTCGATCCCGATCACGTTCTCTTAAGGAATGCAAAAGCCCCGGTCATAACCCATCACGAAGCGGTACGGCAGCTTTTGGGATCGGCTATTCCCTGGCCCATGATCGAGATCACCGGCTCCCGGGGAAAAACCACCACTGCCCATGCCCTGGCCTCGCTGCTTCCCGGCCGGGGAATTCTCCATACATCCTCCGGCACCTACCGGTACCCGGAAAAAGAATGGATCTCGCGCACGAGTATCACGCCGGCATCGCTCCTGCATGCAGCCGCTCTTGCAAGGGAGATGGGTGGCTGGCTCATTGCCGAGGAATCCCTCGGGGTCACCGGGGCCGGAACGCTTGCGATCATAACCTCTGATGAGGACTATTCCTTTGCGGCCGGGAAAAAACAGGCCGTTGCCGCAAAGATGGCCTCGGCCCACTCTTCGGGATGCCTTCTTATTACCGGCAGCCTGCCACGCGATGCCCGCCCGGGAATTGTGCATGTCGATGATATCGTCTCCTGCGAGGGAACGGAATGCCGGGTTTCCTTTAACGACAAAACCTTCCGGTTCACCAATTCCCTTCTCCTCCTCCCTTCGTACCAGAATTCCCTGAGACTTGCCGCAGCAGCCGCCGTGCTCATGGGATTCGATCCCTCCCCGCTTTCATCCTTTACTGCGCTTCCCGGCCGGATGTCCACGACCCGTACCGGTGGCATTCTTGTTGTTGACAACGCGAACAGCGGGACCAATGCCGGGACCACGCTGGATGCGGTCCGGTATGCGAGAGCCCTTGCGGGCAACCCGGCAGTCACCCTTGTCATCGGCAAGGCAGCGGGCGACGGGGCGGTCTGCGAAGGATTCTCTCCGGCACAGGTCCTTTCCGTGATCAGGGCTGCCCGGCCGGACCAGGTTATCCTGGTCGGGGAGATCCCCGATCCCGCAACTCCTGAAGCCCGCGAGCTGGAACTGCTCGTCACGGCCCGTGCCAAAAATCTTGAAGAAGGCTATTCCCTTGCAAAGGACAAAACTCTTAAAGGTTCCATAGTCCTTGCCGTAAAAACCTGGAGATGA
- the cfbD gene encoding Ni-sirohydrochlorin a,c-diamide reductive cyclase catalytic subunit: protein MKSMHPRPSSIVAALYTARDLKVDVSILHGPSGCSFKHARLLEEDGMRVLTTSLADNEFIFGGQNPLEEVLRYAEDTFSPKRMAVIGTCVSMIIGEDLQSAIDGAAVTTPTIAVDIHAGYPENIAGVLRTLEAAEEAGWISADEMTRQRYMMEKANEVERLRGAACKAYIEPSRGDLKHIAAQRLLELARGGKKGVAILNAKKETAYMFADALIGLHDACPDADITYIANLDQRGLPKVRADAQRILDEMTSRGVTPRLAGALDEYGANGDALGKLLQEIKPDFALITGVPHAIPAEYTEGIECFSITNGPRQVEPLRDLGHKHVMVEVDLHPKTLGVRAIVESEFGAVLRSLV from the coding sequence ATGAAATCCATGCACCCCCGGCCCAGTTCGATCGTTGCTGCACTCTATACAGCCCGCGATCTCAAGGTTGATGTTTCCATACTTCACGGGCCATCCGGCTGCTCGTTCAAACATGCCCGGCTTCTCGAAGAGGACGGGATGCGGGTCCTGACAACCTCGCTTGCGGACAATGAATTTATTTTCGGCGGCCAGAACCCGCTCGAAGAGGTTCTCCGGTATGCCGAGGACACCTTCTCGCCAAAACGGATGGCTGTTATCGGCACCTGCGTCTCGATGATCATTGGCGAGGATCTCCAGTCCGCCATTGACGGGGCAGCAGTTACCACGCCCACCATTGCCGTTGATATCCATGCCGGCTACCCGGAGAATATTGCCGGGGTTCTGCGGACCCTGGAAGCTGCCGAGGAAGCCGGGTGGATCAGTGCCGACGAGATGACCCGGCAGCGGTACATGATGGAGAAGGCAAACGAGGTGGAGCGGCTGCGGGGTGCGGCCTGCAAGGCGTACATCGAACCTTCCCGGGGGGACCTGAAACATATCGCGGCACAGCGTCTCCTCGAACTCGCACGCGGGGGAAAGAAAGGTGTCGCGATCCTCAATGCAAAGAAAGAGACCGCGTACATGTTTGCCGATGCACTTATCGGGCTCCATGATGCCTGCCCGGATGCTGACATCACCTACATTGCCAATCTCGACCAGCGGGGACTGCCCAAAGTGCGGGCGGATGCCCAGCGGATCCTTGACGAGATGACGAGCCGGGGTGTTACGCCCCGGCTTGCCGGTGCACTGGATGAGTACGGGGCGAACGGGGATGCACTGGGAAAATTGCTTCAGGAGATCAAACCCGATTTTGCCCTCATCACCGGTGTTCCCCATGCAATTCCGGCCGAGTACACGGAGGGCATCGAATGTTTCTCGATAACCAACGGGCCCAGGCAGGTCGAACCGCTCCGGGACCTCGGCCATAAGCACGTGATGGTGGAAGTCGACCTTCACCCGAAAACGCTTGGCGTCAGAGCCATCGTGGAGAGTGAGTTCGGCGCAGTACTCCGGAGCCTTGTATGA
- the cfbB gene encoding Ni-sirohydrochlorin a,c-diamide synthase → MKQVLISGDRSGSGKTSITLALAALLSRTDRVQTFKVGMDYIDPSYLSAVSGRPCRNLDSFALSHQQVQDIFAYGCRDADIALIEGVRGLYEGAEALNDTGSTAAVAKSLDLPVVLVVSAQSITRSAAAVVKGFQAFDPDIRIAGVILNNIKGKQHREKATTAIEHYCDVPVIGAIPRMDEMQLAMRHLGLVPYREGSRSGEFEDRIRTITDLIADYVDLDAFRALMKDAPVSPPRSSIFDKTPEQDVTIGIALDEAFNFYYADLFDVLRTLGASYVPFSPVHDRLPEADGYIIGGGYPELFGAELEKNDRMREAIRETSKNGTPVYAECGGLMYLTDRINLAKGWRNLPSNQIFEMCGVFSGETRMPSRRVVSYVEGQCSKDSPFGPATFRGHEFHYSDVVLAPETRFAYTLSRGIGIQDNHDGAVVHNTIGSYTHLHPVASAGMFEHFVALCRNNGRAA, encoded by the coding sequence ATGAAGCAGGTGCTCATCTCCGGTGACCGGTCCGGCAGCGGGAAGACCAGTATCACGCTTGCGCTTGCAGCCCTTCTTTCCAGGACCGACCGTGTCCAGACCTTCAAGGTGGGGATGGACTATATCGATCCCTCGTACCTTTCCGCGGTCTCCGGACGGCCCTGCCGGAATCTCGACAGTTTCGCGCTTTCACACCAGCAGGTGCAGGATATTTTCGCGTACGGGTGCCGGGACGCAGATATCGCCCTTATCGAAGGAGTCCGCGGGTTGTACGAAGGGGCGGAAGCCCTCAACGATACGGGAAGTACTGCGGCGGTTGCAAAATCCCTTGATCTCCCGGTCGTTCTTGTTGTCTCCGCACAGAGCATCACCCGCAGTGCAGCGGCGGTGGTGAAAGGGTTCCAGGCATTCGATCCCGATATCCGCATTGCCGGCGTCATCCTCAACAATATCAAGGGGAAGCAGCACCGGGAAAAGGCCACGACCGCGATCGAACATTACTGCGATGTGCCGGTGATCGGCGCTATCCCCCGCATGGACGAGATGCAGCTTGCCATGCGCCACCTCGGGCTTGTTCCGTACCGGGAAGGGTCCCGGAGCGGTGAGTTCGAGGACCGTATCAGGACCATCACGGACCTGATCGCGGACTATGTTGACCTGGATGCATTCCGGGCGCTTATGAAAGATGCCCCTGTTTCTCCCCCACGGTCGTCAATTTTTGACAAGACGCCGGAGCAGGATGTCACGATCGGGATCGCGCTCGACGAAGCGTTCAACTTTTATTACGCGGACCTTTTCGATGTCCTGCGCACGCTCGGGGCTTCGTATGTCCCGTTCAGCCCGGTCCACGACCGGCTGCCGGAAGCGGACGGTTATATCATTGGCGGGGGTTACCCGGAACTATTCGGCGCGGAACTGGAGAAGAACGATCGCATGCGGGAGGCGATCCGGGAAACTTCAAAGAACGGGACACCGGTGTACGCGGAATGCGGGGGCCTGATGTACCTGACCGACCGGATCAACCTGGCGAAAGGATGGCGCAACCTGCCTTCCAATCAGATCTTTGAGATGTGCGGCGTGTTTTCCGGGGAAACCCGGATGCCTTCCCGCCGGGTTGTCAGCTACGTGGAGGGACAGTGCTCGAAGGATTCCCCCTTCGGCCCTGCCACATTCCGGGGGCACGAGTTCCATTACTCGGACGTAGTCCTTGCGCCTGAAACCCGGTTTGCCTACACGCTCTCCCGGGGCATCGGGATCCAGGACAACCACGATGGTGCGGTTGTTCACAATACCATCGGGAGTTACACGCATCTCCACCCGGTTGCGAGCGCCGGCATGTTTGAGCATTTTGTGGCTCTCTGCCGCAATAACGGGCGAGCCGCGTAA
- the ilvE gene encoding branched-chain-amino-acid transaminase: protein MIIYFDGKYLPDDQAKVSVFDHGFLYGDGVFEGIRAYNGRIFRLKEHIDRLYDSAKTIDLHCPISKEEMTEAICETLRKNNLTDAYIRPIITRGVGDLGLDPRKCKVASVIVIAVTWGAMYGDLYEKGLKGVTVSIRRNPAECLPPNVKSLNYLNNILAKIEANYKGGDEAIFFDTNGYLSEGSGDNLYIVKNGEIITPPTLNNLRGITRMVLLEIAQSLGITVKEQNLGYFDLYTADELICTGTAAEVAPITWVDGRVIGTGKPGPVTRQLMAAFKTVTDKEGYPINKK, encoded by the coding sequence ATGATCATTTATTTTGATGGGAAGTACCTTCCGGACGACCAGGCAAAGGTCTCGGTTTTCGATCACGGGTTCCTGTACGGTGATGGCGTGTTTGAGGGTATCCGGGCTTACAATGGCCGGATATTCCGGTTGAAAGAGCACATCGACCGGCTCTATGATTCGGCAAAGACCATCGATCTCCACTGCCCGATCAGCAAGGAGGAGATGACCGAAGCCATCTGCGAGACGCTCCGCAAAAACAATCTCACGGACGCCTACATCCGGCCGATCATCACCCGGGGCGTTGGCGACCTCGGTCTCGATCCCCGCAAGTGCAAGGTTGCATCGGTTATCGTGATCGCGGTCACCTGGGGCGCGATGTACGGCGACCTGTACGAGAAGGGGCTCAAGGGAGTCACGGTCTCGATCCGGCGCAACCCGGCCGAATGCCTTCCGCCGAATGTCAAGAGCCTGAACTATCTCAACAACATCCTTGCCAAGATCGAGGCGAACTACAAGGGCGGGGACGAAGCGATCTTCTTTGATACGAACGGGTACCTTTCCGAAGGCTCGGGCGACAACCTGTATATCGTCAAGAACGGCGAGATCATCACGCCCCCGACCCTCAACAACCTCCGCGGCATCACCCGGATGGTCCTTTTGGAGATCGCACAATCGCTTGGCATCACCGTGAAGGAACAGAACCTCGGGTATTTCGATCTCTACACGGCTGACGAACTGATCTGCACGGGCACCGCAGCGGAAGTTGCCCCGATCACCTGGGTTGACGGCCGCGTCATCGGCACCGGCAAGCCCGGCCCGGTCACCCGCCAGCTGATGGCCGCGTTCAAGACCGTCACCGACAAGGAAGGATACCCCATCAATAAGAAATAA
- a CDS encoding F420-dependent methylenetetrahydromethanopterin dehydrogenase codes for MVVKVGVAKLGNIASGVMAELLLDERADREDMQTFMATSGTKLQPGDIDYVVSNMKAWKPDFCIVVSPNGLLPGPTAAREQLAAAGIPCIIISDDVTTKKDWEAVKNSKFGYIIMMADSMMGSRREFIDPIEMGDFNGNQIRVLALTGAFRKLQLALDKVIDQVKAGKKGAELELPRIVMTSDKAVEGEFTNPYALAKARAAYEIAYAVAAVTVRGCFMTREWEKYIPMVCSGHEMMRAAARLCDEAREIEKAGDGVIRRPHRKDGVIVSKVKLMSKPE; via the coding sequence ATGGTTGTTAAAGTAGGCGTGGCCAAGTTAGGCAATATTGCAAGCGGTGTAATGGCAGAGCTGCTCCTTGACGAGAGGGCAGACCGTGAAGACATGCAGACATTCATGGCTACCAGCGGAACCAAGCTCCAGCCCGGGGATATCGATTATGTCGTCTCCAACATGAAGGCATGGAAGCCGGACTTCTGTATCGTGGTCTCCCCGAACGGTCTCCTCCCCGGCCCGACCGCTGCCCGCGAGCAGCTGGCCGCTGCCGGCATCCCGTGTATCATCATCTCGGACGATGTGACCACCAAGAAAGACTGGGAGGCGGTCAAAAACAGCAAATTCGGGTACATTATTATGATGGCAGACTCCATGATGGGTTCACGCCGCGAGTTCATTGATCCCATCGAGATGGGGGACTTCAATGGCAACCAGATCCGGGTCCTCGCCCTTACCGGTGCATTCCGAAAACTCCAGCTCGCTCTTGACAAGGTTATTGACCAGGTCAAGGCGGGTAAGAAGGGTGCGGAACTTGAGCTCCCCAGGATCGTCATGACCTCTGATAAAGCCGTTGAAGGTGAATTCACCAACCCCTATGCACTGGCAAAGGCACGTGCCGCGTATGAGATTGCATACGCCGTTGCCGCGGTCACCGTCAGGGGCTGCTTCATGACCAGGGAATGGGAAAAGTACATCCCGATGGTCTGCAGCGGCCATGAAATGATGCGGGCAGCAGCACGACTCTGCGACGAGGCCCGCGAGATCGAGAAGGCCGGCGATGGCGTTATCCGCAGGCCCCACAGGAAAGACGGCGTCATCGTTTCCAAAGTGAAACTGATGAGCAAACCGGAATAG
- a CDS encoding alpha/beta hydrolase, which yields MSKTRFLILIMAAILSLCLVAGCTQTSSSGYNSPPATPAGKVYPAVSVNSTPVKYAQVNGVTLGYREFGSGEPLLMINGFDSTMDNMWNQTFLGILASKYHVYIYDHRGMGYSTDNNATPTIPLYAEDASGLIQALGYDSMNVYGASMGSSIGQELVISHPSQVRKLVLESVTYNVRVPECKVLLAVLEESAANPATAPGVRKEAQANLAWNGSWDQLSGIQKNVMLVVGTSDILTPQPVAARMATQINGSWLERYKDLPHIGSRNAPVQYGENTLDFLGREEQPPYPF from the coding sequence ATGAGCAAAACAAGGTTTCTCATTCTCATCATGGCTGCAATACTCTCCCTCTGCCTTGTTGCAGGATGCACGCAGACATCCAGTAGTGGATATAACAGTCCTCCGGCCACTCCGGCAGGCAAGGTATATCCTGCAGTATCAGTTAACAGCACTCCTGTCAAGTACGCACAGGTCAACGGGGTTACCCTGGGGTACCGCGAGTTCGGTTCCGGTGAACCGCTCCTGATGATCAACGGTTTCGATTCAACCATGGACAATATGTGGAACCAGACCTTCCTTGGCATTCTGGCATCGAAATATCATGTCTATATCTACGACCACCGGGGCATGGGTTACAGCACCGACAACAATGCAACACCCACTATCCCGCTCTACGCGGAGGATGCTTCCGGCCTTATCCAGGCTCTCGGCTATGATAGTATGAACGTGTACGGGGCCTCGATGGGATCGTCCATTGGCCAGGAGCTGGTCATCAGCCACCCGTCGCAAGTCAGAAAACTCGTCCTCGAATCCGTCACCTATAACGTCCGCGTTCCTGAATGCAAAGTATTGCTTGCAGTCCTTGAGGAGTCTGCTGCCAATCCCGCTACGGCACCGGGAGTCCGCAAAGAGGCACAGGCAAACCTTGCCTGGAACGGCTCCTGGGATCAGCTCTCCGGAATCCAGAAAAATGTAATGCTTGTTGTTGGTACAAGTGATATCCTGACTCCCCAGCCGGTCGCCGCCCGGATGGCGACACAGATCAACGGATCGTGGCTTGAGCGGTACAAGGATCTGCCGCATATCGGGTCGCGGAACGCGCCGGTCCAGTACGGGGAGAACACGCTGGATTTCCTCGGGAGGGAAGAACAGCCACCCTATCCTTTCTGA